A window from Theobroma cacao cultivar B97-61/B2 chromosome 3, Criollo_cocoa_genome_V2, whole genome shotgun sequence encodes these proteins:
- the LOC18605941 gene encoding subtilisin-like protease SBT3.8 isoform X2 yields the protein MGNPMPFFVTVFILLVLNGHGLMTTKVEAKSNVHIVYLGERQLDDPKLVTDSHHDLLATVVGSKEVASDLMVYSYRHGFSGFAAKLTESQAQKLSELPGVVRVIPNSLHRLQTTRSWDFLGLSSHYPTNILQNSKMGDGVIIGVFDTGIWPESKAFSDEGLGPIPSRWKGVCKSGDHFNAATHCNRKIIGARWFIDGFLAEYGQPFNTSEDPEYFSPRDANGHGTHTSSTAGGSYVRNVSYRGLGPGTVRGGAPHARLAIYKVCWNVLGGQCASADILKAFDEAIHDGVDVLSLSIGYSLPLFSDVDERDGIATGSFHAVARGITVVCGAANDGPSAQTVQNTAPWIVTVAASTMDRAFPTPITLGNNKTFLGQAIFTGKENGFTGLTYPEGTGLDPTSAGACQDLLLNSTLVAGKVVLCFASVARRVAIRSAAATLQEAGGTGLIIAKNPSDALTECSNDFPCIEVDYEIGTRILYYIRSAKSPTVKLSPSKTLVGKPVSAKVAFFSSRGPSSIAPEILKPDITAPGVNILAAISQLNQLRDDGYAIRSGTSMATPHVSGIVALLKAIHPDWSPAAIKSALVTTAWTKDASGLPLFAEGSPQKLANPFDFGGGIVNPNGAADPGLVYDMGTSDYIQYLCAMGYNDSAISRLTGQSTVCPIKKPSILDVNVPSITISSLRNSATLTRTVTNVGAPISVYRAVIEPPTGITVTVRPNVLVFNSTTKKISFSVTVSAAHQVNTGYFFGSLTWTNERHAVRIPLSVKTQFLQSYADDN from the exons ATGGGCAATCCAATGCCATTTTTTGTCACCGTTTTCATTCTCTTAGTGCTTAATGGCCATGGACTGATGACTACAAAAGTTGAAGCCAAGAGCAAT GTTCATATTGTTTACCTGGGAGAAAGGCAGCTTGATGATCCTAAGCTGGTGACAGATTCTCATCATGACTTGCTTGCTACAGTAGTAGGGAG TAAGGAAGTTGCCTCAGATTTGATGGTTTACAGCTACAGACATGGCTTCTCCGGGTTTGCAGCCAAGCTTACAGAGTCTCAGGCACAAAAACTTTCAG AGTTGCCTGGTGTTGTTCGAGTAATACCAAATAGCCTTCACAGGCTGCAGACAACTAGAAGTTGGGACTTCCTTGGCCTCTCTTCTCATTATCCTACCAATATTCTTCAAAATAGCAAAATGGGCGATGGAGTTATCATCGGTGTCTTTGATACAG GAATATGGCCAGAGTCTAAAGCTTTTAGTGATGAAGGACTTGGACCAATTCCATCGCGTTGGAAGGGAGTCTGTAAATCTGGGGACCATTTCAATGCAGCAACTCACTGCAATAGAAAAATTATAGGAGCTCGTTGGTTCATTGACGGATTTCTTGCTGAGTATGGACAGCCATTTAACACATCTGAAGACCCAGAGTACTTTTCACCGAGAGATGCTAATGGACATGGAACACATACATCCAGCACAGCAGGTGGTTCTTATGTAAGAAATGTTAGCTACAGAGGCCTTGGCCCCGGGACAGTAAGAGGTGGCGCACCACATGCTCGGTTGGCTATATATAAAGTCTGCTGGAATGTGCTTGGTGGACAATGTGCATCAGCTGATATCCTAAAAGCCTTTGATGAAGCAATACATGATGGAGTTGACGTCTTATCACTGTCAATTGGGTATTCATTGCCTCTATTTTCAGATGTTGATGAACGAGATGGGATTGCTACAGGTTCCTTCCATGCCGTTGCCAGGGGCATCACTGTTGTTTGTGGAGCTGCAAACGATGGGCCTTCAGCTCAAACAGTGCAGAACACAGCACCATGGATAGTAACCGTTGCAGCAAGTACCATGGATCGAGCTTTCCCTACACCCATAACGCTCGGGAACAATAAAACCTTTTTG GGTCAAGCCATTTTTACAGGAAAGGAGAATGGCTTTACTGGCTTGACATACCCAGAGGGTACAGGGCTTGACCCTACTTCTGCAGG TGCATGCCAAGATCTATTACTTAATTCAACGTTGGTCGCTGGAAAAGTTGTACTTTGCTTTGCCTCAGTCGCTCGTAGAGTTGCCATAAGAAGTGCTGCAGCAACTTTACAAGAAGCAGGGGGGACAGGGCTGATTATTGCCAAAAATCCGAGTGACGCCTTGACTGAATGCAGCAATGACTTTCCATGCATTGAAGTTGACTATGAAATTGGCACCCGAATACTCTATTACATCCGATCTGCCAA GTCCCCTACAGTGAAATTGAGCCCTTCCAAAACACTTGTAGGCAAGCCTGTGTCAGCCAAGGTGGCCTTCTTCTCATCAAGGGGGCCTAGCTCCATTGCACCAGAAATTCTCAAG CCAGACATAACTGCACCTGGAGTGAACATACTAGCTGCTATTTCTCAGCTGAATCAGTTGAGGGATGATGGATATGCCATACGCTCAGGAACTTCAATGGCAACTCCTCATGTCTCAGGCATTGTGGCACTTCTCAAAGCAATACATCCTGATTGGTCTCCTGCAGCTATTAAATCTGCACTAGTTACAACTG CATGGACGAAAGATGCATCTGGTTTACCACTCTTTGCTGAGGGATCTCCCCAAAAACTAGCTAATCCATTTGATTTTGGAGGTGGCATTGTAAATCCAAATGGGGCAGCAGATCCTGGCCTGGTATATGACATGGGCACATCAGACTACATCCAATACCTCTGTGCTATGGGTTATAATGACTCTGCCATCAGTCGACTTACAGGGCAATCTACAGTGTGCCCGATCAAAAAACCTTCCATTTTGGATGTAAATGTACCATCCATAACCATTTCAAGTCTTAGAAATTCAGCCACTCTTACCAGAACTGTAACAAATGTGGGAGCGCCTATATCTGTTTATAGAGCTGTAATTGAGCCCCCAACTGGCATAACCGTAACGGTAAGGCCTAACGTCTTAGTCTTCAACTCCACAACCAAGAAGATCTCCTTCAGCGTCACAGTCTCTGCAGCCCACCAGGTGAATACAGGATATTTCTTTGGAAGCCTGACTTGGACCAATGAACGGCACGCTGTGAGAATCCCCTTGTCTGTGAAAACACAGTTTTTACAATCTTATGCtgatgataattaa
- the LOC18605943 gene encoding beta-1,6-galactosyltransferase GALT31A, producing MGLSRPQKPGNGVSTRWVSLFCIASFFLGVLVVNRFLAISDPAKMDEEASSVKKHQRNELHPIVNCDKDASFQAGDILFQVSQTHDVIMTLDKTISSLEMQLAAARAAKADSDEGSPMVTKSGIENVKERQKVFFVMGVITAFSSRKRRDSIRETWMPQGKELMRLEKEKGIIMRFVIGHSATPGGVLDRAIDAEEKQHKDFLRLNHIEGYHELSSKTQIYFSTAVSKWDADFYIKVDDDVHVNLGMVGSTLARHRSKPRVYIGCMKSGPVLAQKGVKYHEPEYWKFGEEGNKYFRHATGQIYAISKDLATYISVNRHILHRYANEDVSLGSWFIGLDVEHIDDRSLCCGTPPDCEWKAQAGNPCAASFDWSCSGICKSVERMEEVHQRCGEGDEAIWHTSF from the exons ATGGGTTTGAGTAGACCTCAAAAGCCTGGCAATGGAGTTTCTACCAGATGGGTTTCTCTCTTTTGCATTGCCAGCTTCTTCTTGGGTGTTCTTGTTGTCAACag ATTTTTGGCTATATCTGATCCAGCCAAAATGGATGAGGAGGCTTCTTCTGTAAAGAAACATCAAAGAAACGAACTTCATCCCATAGTTAATTGTGataag GATGCTTCTTTTCAGGCAGGTGATATTCTTTTTCAAGTTTCACAAACGCATGATGTAATTAT GACATTAGACAAAACAATCTCCTCATTGGAGATGCAGCTAGCTGCAGCTAGAGCTGCCAAAGCAGATAGTGATGAAGGATCTCCGATGGTCACAAAATCAGGAATTGAGAATGTGAAGGAACGCCAGAAAGTTTTCTTTGTTATGGGAGTTATTACTGCATTCAGCAGTAGAAAACGAAGGGACTCAATCAGGGAAACTTGGATGCCTCAAG GGAAGGAGTTAATGAGGTTGGAGAAAGAGAAGGGAATTATAATGCGATTTGTTATAGGACACAG TGCAACCCCAGGTGGTGTTTTGGATCGTGCTATTGATGCTGAAGAAAAGCAGCACAAGGATTTCTTGCGCCTG AATCACATAGAAGGTTACCATGAATTGTCATCAAAAACCCAAATATACTTTTCCACAGCTGTTTCTAAGTGGGATGCTGACTTCTATATTAAAGTCGATGATGATGTACATGTAAATCTGG GCATGGTGGGTTCTACACTGGCCCGCCATAGATCAAAACCACGCGTTTATATTGGTTGCATGAAGTCTGGACCTGTTCTGGCACAGAA AGGGGTTAAGTACCACGAGCCAGAATATTGGAAATTTGGTGAGGAGGGAAACAAGTATTTTAGGCATGCAACCGGACAAATATATGCAATCTCCAAAGACTTGGCCACCTATATCTCAGTCAACCG GCATATACTTCATAGATATGCAAATGAAGATGTCTCTTTGGGTTCCTGGTTTATTGGTCTTGATGTAGAGCATATAGATGATAGAAGTCTCTGCTGCGGTACTCCCCCTG ATTGTGAGTGGAAAGCTCAAGCAGGGAATCCCTGTGCTGCATCATTTGATTGGAGCTGCAGTGGCATTTGCAAGTCTGTAGAGAGAATGGAGGAGGTGCATCAGCGTTGTGGGGAGGGTGATGAAGCCATCTGGCATACCAGTTTTTGA
- the LOC18605941 gene encoding subtilisin-like protease SBT3.8 isoform X1, whose amino-acid sequence MGNPMPFFVTVFILLVLNGHGLMTTKVEAKSNVHIVYLGERQLDDPKLVTDSHHDLLATVVGSKEVASDLMVYSYRHGFSGFAAKLTESQAQKLSELPGVVRVIPNSLHRLQTTRSWDFLGLSSHYPTNILQNSKMGDGVIIGVFDTGIWPESKAFSDEGLGPIPSRWKGVCKSGDHFNAATHCNRKIIGARWFIDGFLAEYGQPFNTSEDPEYFSPRDANGHGTHTSSTAGGSYVRNVSYRGLGPGTVRGGAPHARLAIYKVCWNVLGGQCASADILKAFDEAIHDGVDVLSLSIGYSLPLFSDVDERDGIATGSFHAVARGITVVCGAANDGPSAQTVQNTAPWIVTVAASTMDRAFPTPITLGNNKTFLGQAIFTGKENGFTGLTYPEGTGLDPTSAGACQDLLLNSTLVAGKVVLCFASVARRVAIRSAAATLQEAGGTGLIIAKNPSDALTECSNDFPCIEVDYEIGTRILYYIRSAKYLHFPISIVTTISRLLCNPWFVVLKIYLHRSPTVKLSPSKTLVGKPVSAKVAFFSSRGPSSIAPEILKPDITAPGVNILAAISQLNQLRDDGYAIRSGTSMATPHVSGIVALLKAIHPDWSPAAIKSALVTTAWTKDASGLPLFAEGSPQKLANPFDFGGGIVNPNGAADPGLVYDMGTSDYIQYLCAMGYNDSAISRLTGQSTVCPIKKPSILDVNVPSITISSLRNSATLTRTVTNVGAPISVYRAVIEPPTGITVTVRPNVLVFNSTTKKISFSVTVSAAHQVNTGYFFGSLTWTNERHAVRIPLSVKTQFLQSYADDN is encoded by the exons ATGGGCAATCCAATGCCATTTTTTGTCACCGTTTTCATTCTCTTAGTGCTTAATGGCCATGGACTGATGACTACAAAAGTTGAAGCCAAGAGCAAT GTTCATATTGTTTACCTGGGAGAAAGGCAGCTTGATGATCCTAAGCTGGTGACAGATTCTCATCATGACTTGCTTGCTACAGTAGTAGGGAG TAAGGAAGTTGCCTCAGATTTGATGGTTTACAGCTACAGACATGGCTTCTCCGGGTTTGCAGCCAAGCTTACAGAGTCTCAGGCACAAAAACTTTCAG AGTTGCCTGGTGTTGTTCGAGTAATACCAAATAGCCTTCACAGGCTGCAGACAACTAGAAGTTGGGACTTCCTTGGCCTCTCTTCTCATTATCCTACCAATATTCTTCAAAATAGCAAAATGGGCGATGGAGTTATCATCGGTGTCTTTGATACAG GAATATGGCCAGAGTCTAAAGCTTTTAGTGATGAAGGACTTGGACCAATTCCATCGCGTTGGAAGGGAGTCTGTAAATCTGGGGACCATTTCAATGCAGCAACTCACTGCAATAGAAAAATTATAGGAGCTCGTTGGTTCATTGACGGATTTCTTGCTGAGTATGGACAGCCATTTAACACATCTGAAGACCCAGAGTACTTTTCACCGAGAGATGCTAATGGACATGGAACACATACATCCAGCACAGCAGGTGGTTCTTATGTAAGAAATGTTAGCTACAGAGGCCTTGGCCCCGGGACAGTAAGAGGTGGCGCACCACATGCTCGGTTGGCTATATATAAAGTCTGCTGGAATGTGCTTGGTGGACAATGTGCATCAGCTGATATCCTAAAAGCCTTTGATGAAGCAATACATGATGGAGTTGACGTCTTATCACTGTCAATTGGGTATTCATTGCCTCTATTTTCAGATGTTGATGAACGAGATGGGATTGCTACAGGTTCCTTCCATGCCGTTGCCAGGGGCATCACTGTTGTTTGTGGAGCTGCAAACGATGGGCCTTCAGCTCAAACAGTGCAGAACACAGCACCATGGATAGTAACCGTTGCAGCAAGTACCATGGATCGAGCTTTCCCTACACCCATAACGCTCGGGAACAATAAAACCTTTTTG GGTCAAGCCATTTTTACAGGAAAGGAGAATGGCTTTACTGGCTTGACATACCCAGAGGGTACAGGGCTTGACCCTACTTCTGCAGG TGCATGCCAAGATCTATTACTTAATTCAACGTTGGTCGCTGGAAAAGTTGTACTTTGCTTTGCCTCAGTCGCTCGTAGAGTTGCCATAAGAAGTGCTGCAGCAACTTTACAAGAAGCAGGGGGGACAGGGCTGATTATTGCCAAAAATCCGAGTGACGCCTTGACTGAATGCAGCAATGACTTTCCATGCATTGAAGTTGACTATGAAATTGGCACCCGAATACTCTATTACATCCGATCTGCCAAGTACCTTCATTTTCCTATTTCTATAGTTACTACTATTTCTAGACTCCTTTGTAATCCTTGGTTCGTGGTTCTCAAAATTTATCTACACAGGTCCCCTACAGTGAAATTGAGCCCTTCCAAAACACTTGTAGGCAAGCCTGTGTCAGCCAAGGTGGCCTTCTTCTCATCAAGGGGGCCTAGCTCCATTGCACCAGAAATTCTCAAG CCAGACATAACTGCACCTGGAGTGAACATACTAGCTGCTATTTCTCAGCTGAATCAGTTGAGGGATGATGGATATGCCATACGCTCAGGAACTTCAATGGCAACTCCTCATGTCTCAGGCATTGTGGCACTTCTCAAAGCAATACATCCTGATTGGTCTCCTGCAGCTATTAAATCTGCACTAGTTACAACTG CATGGACGAAAGATGCATCTGGTTTACCACTCTTTGCTGAGGGATCTCCCCAAAAACTAGCTAATCCATTTGATTTTGGAGGTGGCATTGTAAATCCAAATGGGGCAGCAGATCCTGGCCTGGTATATGACATGGGCACATCAGACTACATCCAATACCTCTGTGCTATGGGTTATAATGACTCTGCCATCAGTCGACTTACAGGGCAATCTACAGTGTGCCCGATCAAAAAACCTTCCATTTTGGATGTAAATGTACCATCCATAACCATTTCAAGTCTTAGAAATTCAGCCACTCTTACCAGAACTGTAACAAATGTGGGAGCGCCTATATCTGTTTATAGAGCTGTAATTGAGCCCCCAACTGGCATAACCGTAACGGTAAGGCCTAACGTCTTAGTCTTCAACTCCACAACCAAGAAGATCTCCTTCAGCGTCACAGTCTCTGCAGCCCACCAGGTGAATACAGGATATTTCTTTGGAAGCCTGACTTGGACCAATGAACGGCACGCTGTGAGAATCCCCTTGTCTGTGAAAACACAGTTTTTACAATCTTATGCtgatgataattaa
- the LOC18605941 gene encoding subtilisin-like protease SBT3.8 isoform X3: MASPGLQPSLQSLRHKNFQLPGVVRVIPNSLHRLQTTRSWDFLGLSSHYPTNILQNSKMGDGVIIGVFDTGIWPESKAFSDEGLGPIPSRWKGVCKSGDHFNAATHCNRKIIGARWFIDGFLAEYGQPFNTSEDPEYFSPRDANGHGTHTSSTAGGSYVRNVSYRGLGPGTVRGGAPHARLAIYKVCWNVLGGQCASADILKAFDEAIHDGVDVLSLSIGYSLPLFSDVDERDGIATGSFHAVARGITVVCGAANDGPSAQTVQNTAPWIVTVAASTMDRAFPTPITLGNNKTFLGQAIFTGKENGFTGLTYPEGTGLDPTSAGACQDLLLNSTLVAGKVVLCFASVARRVAIRSAAATLQEAGGTGLIIAKNPSDALTECSNDFPCIEVDYEIGTRILYYIRSAKYLHFPISIVTTISRLLCNPWFVVLKIYLHRSPTVKLSPSKTLVGKPVSAKVAFFSSRGPSSIAPEILKPDITAPGVNILAAISQLNQLRDDGYAIRSGTSMATPHVSGIVALLKAIHPDWSPAAIKSALVTTAWTKDASGLPLFAEGSPQKLANPFDFGGGIVNPNGAADPGLVYDMGTSDYIQYLCAMGYNDSAISRLTGQSTVCPIKKPSILDVNVPSITISSLRNSATLTRTVTNVGAPISVYRAVIEPPTGITVTVRPNVLVFNSTTKKISFSVTVSAAHQVNTGYFFGSLTWTNERHAVRIPLSVKTQFLQSYADDN, translated from the exons ATGGCTTCTCCGGGTTTGCAGCCAAGCTTACAGAGTCTCAGGCACAAAAACTTTCAG TTGCCTGGTGTTGTTCGAGTAATACCAAATAGCCTTCACAGGCTGCAGACAACTAGAAGTTGGGACTTCCTTGGCCTCTCTTCTCATTATCCTACCAATATTCTTCAAAATAGCAAAATGGGCGATGGAGTTATCATCGGTGTCTTTGATACAG GAATATGGCCAGAGTCTAAAGCTTTTAGTGATGAAGGACTTGGACCAATTCCATCGCGTTGGAAGGGAGTCTGTAAATCTGGGGACCATTTCAATGCAGCAACTCACTGCAATAGAAAAATTATAGGAGCTCGTTGGTTCATTGACGGATTTCTTGCTGAGTATGGACAGCCATTTAACACATCTGAAGACCCAGAGTACTTTTCACCGAGAGATGCTAATGGACATGGAACACATACATCCAGCACAGCAGGTGGTTCTTATGTAAGAAATGTTAGCTACAGAGGCCTTGGCCCCGGGACAGTAAGAGGTGGCGCACCACATGCTCGGTTGGCTATATATAAAGTCTGCTGGAATGTGCTTGGTGGACAATGTGCATCAGCTGATATCCTAAAAGCCTTTGATGAAGCAATACATGATGGAGTTGACGTCTTATCACTGTCAATTGGGTATTCATTGCCTCTATTTTCAGATGTTGATGAACGAGATGGGATTGCTACAGGTTCCTTCCATGCCGTTGCCAGGGGCATCACTGTTGTTTGTGGAGCTGCAAACGATGGGCCTTCAGCTCAAACAGTGCAGAACACAGCACCATGGATAGTAACCGTTGCAGCAAGTACCATGGATCGAGCTTTCCCTACACCCATAACGCTCGGGAACAATAAAACCTTTTTG GGTCAAGCCATTTTTACAGGAAAGGAGAATGGCTTTACTGGCTTGACATACCCAGAGGGTACAGGGCTTGACCCTACTTCTGCAGG TGCATGCCAAGATCTATTACTTAATTCAACGTTGGTCGCTGGAAAAGTTGTACTTTGCTTTGCCTCAGTCGCTCGTAGAGTTGCCATAAGAAGTGCTGCAGCAACTTTACAAGAAGCAGGGGGGACAGGGCTGATTATTGCCAAAAATCCGAGTGACGCCTTGACTGAATGCAGCAATGACTTTCCATGCATTGAAGTTGACTATGAAATTGGCACCCGAATACTCTATTACATCCGATCTGCCAAGTACCTTCATTTTCCTATTTCTATAGTTACTACTATTTCTAGACTCCTTTGTAATCCTTGGTTCGTGGTTCTCAAAATTTATCTACACAGGTCCCCTACAGTGAAATTGAGCCCTTCCAAAACACTTGTAGGCAAGCCTGTGTCAGCCAAGGTGGCCTTCTTCTCATCAAGGGGGCCTAGCTCCATTGCACCAGAAATTCTCAAG CCAGACATAACTGCACCTGGAGTGAACATACTAGCTGCTATTTCTCAGCTGAATCAGTTGAGGGATGATGGATATGCCATACGCTCAGGAACTTCAATGGCAACTCCTCATGTCTCAGGCATTGTGGCACTTCTCAAAGCAATACATCCTGATTGGTCTCCTGCAGCTATTAAATCTGCACTAGTTACAACTG CATGGACGAAAGATGCATCTGGTTTACCACTCTTTGCTGAGGGATCTCCCCAAAAACTAGCTAATCCATTTGATTTTGGAGGTGGCATTGTAAATCCAAATGGGGCAGCAGATCCTGGCCTGGTATATGACATGGGCACATCAGACTACATCCAATACCTCTGTGCTATGGGTTATAATGACTCTGCCATCAGTCGACTTACAGGGCAATCTACAGTGTGCCCGATCAAAAAACCTTCCATTTTGGATGTAAATGTACCATCCATAACCATTTCAAGTCTTAGAAATTCAGCCACTCTTACCAGAACTGTAACAAATGTGGGAGCGCCTATATCTGTTTATAGAGCTGTAATTGAGCCCCCAACTGGCATAACCGTAACGGTAAGGCCTAACGTCTTAGTCTTCAACTCCACAACCAAGAAGATCTCCTTCAGCGTCACAGTCTCTGCAGCCCACCAGGTGAATACAGGATATTTCTTTGGAAGCCTGACTTGGACCAATGAACGGCACGCTGTGAGAATCCCCTTGTCTGTGAAAACACAGTTTTTACAATCTTATGCtgatgataattaa
- the LOC18605944 gene encoding uncharacterized protein LOC18605944 codes for MGVVSVFLEILRKPTIGDVLSELMMFIAPLWVAVIVGVLVGWAWKPKWASLGREMLMDCSGSKDSTPAASESSSPGFGSISSLNLIKFQLPSCIPWITDEGAQKDSFSLPPTIDSNCSSSQIGKEKTGFVTDEDLEHLCKLVEEKDGGPAWIQMMDRSTPTMGYQAWRRDPQTGPPQYRSRTVFDDATPEMVRDFFWDDEFRAKWDDMLVSSATMEDCPTTGTMVVHWVRKFPFFCSDREYVIGRRIWESGRFYYCVTKGVPYASVPRKNKPRRVDLYYSSWCIRAVESRKGDGQLTACEVLLFHHEDMGIPWEIAKLGVRQGMWGAVKKIDPGLRAYQKERASGAPLSHCAFMAQINAKVSADYLRSLESNSSDSSELETHNKSEKPLGRNIPKLLVIGGAIALACSLDRGLLTKAVIFGVARRFAKIGRRL; via the exons ATGGGTGTGGTTTCAGTTTTTTTGGAGATTTTGAGGAAACCCACAATTGGGGATGTGTTGAGCGAGTTAATGATGTTTATAGCTCCTTTATGGGTTGCTGTAATAGTTGGGGTTTTGGTTGGATGGGCTTGGAAGCCAAAGTGGGCAAGTTTAGGCAGAGAAATGTTGATGGATTGTTCTGGTTCCAAGGATTCAACTCCTGCTGCTTCAGAGTCTTCTTCTCCTGGTTTTGGTTCCATTTCAAGCTTGAATTTGATCAAGTTTCAGTTACCTAGTTGCATCCCTTGGATTACAGATGAAGGGGCTCAAAaggattctttttctttgccaCCTACCATTGATTCCAATTGCAG TTCATCACAGATTGGGAAGGAAAAAACGGGTTTTGTGACAGATGAGGATTTAGAGCATTTGTGTAAATTAGTTGAAGAAAAAGATGGAGGTCCTGCTTGGATTCAGATGATGGATCGCTCTACACCAACTATGGGCTACCAGGCTTGGCGAAGAGATCCTCAG ACTGGCCCTCCACAATATCGTAGCCGGACTGTTTTTGATGATGCCACTCCTGAGATGGTGAGGGATTTCTTTTGGGATGATGAATTTCGAGCAAAGTGGGATGACATGCTTGTTAGTTCTGCAACTATGGAGGATTGCCCCACCACAGGGACCATGGTGGTCCACTGGGTTCGCAAG TTTCCCTTCTTCTGTAGCGACAGAGAATACGTGATAGGTCGTCGGATTTGGGAGTCTGGGCGGTTCTATTACTGTGTTACTAAG GGAGTACCATATGCCTCTGTGCCAAGAAAAAACAAACCCAGGCGCGTTGATTTGTACTATTCAAGTTGGTGTATCCGTGCAG TTGAATCGAGGAAAGGCGATGGCCAGCTGACTGCATGTGAGGTGTTACTTTTTCATCATGAAGATATGGGTATACCATGGGAAATTGCAAAGCTTGGAGTCAGGCAAGGTATGTGGGGAGCTGTGAAGAAGATTGACCCTGGCTTGCGTGCATATCAGAAGGAGAGAGCATCTGGAGCGCCCCTATCACATTGTGCTTTCATGGCTCAGATAAACGCCAAAGTAAGTGCAGACTACCTGAGATCCTTAGAAAGCAACAGTAGCGATTCATCAGAGCTTGAAACACATAATAAATCTGAGAAACCATTGGGGAGGAACATTCCCAAACTTCTAGTTATTGGTGGGGCTATTGCCCTTGCTTGTAGTCTTGATCGAGGGCTCTTGACCAAAGCTGTTATATTTGGAGTAGCCCGAAGATTTGCAAAAATTGGAAGGAGGTTGTAA